ATACTTTAGGTGTCAACGAATTCGAAATTGTAACTCACCATTTACGCGATGTATTAACTAACGATATATCAAATTTAAGAAGGTTAGATATCGAATACGTTGAGGAGAAGggaaatgaagaagatgatcGAGCAAAAGTATCACAAAATTACGAAAAAGTACTCCTTCCCAAACATGACCATGGGCACACACATAGTTGAGTCTCCACAGCTGTTGGATGggtaaaaaaagagaggaaaGAATTGAGTATACCCAAAATGCATACCACAACCATAagatgcaaaaaaaaaaaagagagacGATTCACTATTATGTCAAGTATTCTTGTATCCAGATTTATGTACGGCATACAAATCTGcatttattatttataaGTAAATCACtaattattatatttttactTTGATCTTACAGgatcttctttttgtaaGGCACGTGGAAAACGATCATGACTGTCTATGAGACTAAAAAGGAAGACCGAGGGAAAACAATGGCACATATTTCAGATGGTCATACATATTTAAGAGAGTTCCAGAAGACCCGACAGTGTAGATAACTGAGGGTATAATGGTAGAAGTAACTGCAGCTTGTATCATTATTGGTGACGAAGTGCTAAATGGAAAAGTCGTTGATACGAATTCCACCATTTTCGCCAAGTACTGCTTTGACCATGGAAttcaattgaaagaaattgcaACTATAGGGGATGATGAAACTCAGATCGTAAATACTGTGAGAAGATTAGTCAAGGATCATaattttattattagtACAGGTGGTATTGGTCCCACCCATGATGATATCACTTATGAATGTATGGCGAAAAGCTTTGAGTTGCCTTGTGAGCTAGATGCAGAATGCAAAGAGCGAATGAGGCGTAAGTCCGATCCCGAGGCAAGACTAGATGCAGATGCTCTGAAAGCGCATTATCAGATGGCAACCATGCCGAAGGGTCCCAGCGTTAAAAACTATTATGTATGTGATGATCTATGGGTACCCATTTGTTCCATTTCACACAAAGTCTACATACTACCTGGTATTCCTCAACTATTTGCAAGAATGCTAAAAGCATTCACTCCTAcgttaaagaaaatctataatttggaaaaggatCCACGTGAATACGTCCGTTATTTTGTTAGAACACGATTAACTGAGTcacaaatttcaaaagagtTAAAACAGATTCAAGATGAATCGACAAAAGTTTCAGATGCAATTAAAATTGGATCATACCCACATTTTGGTATGGGGTTCAATACAGTTAGCATTTTGGgcgaaaagaaagatgatgaatatTTAAAGGGCGCAGTTAACAGAGTTGTTAACAACCTCGAGGGAGAAGTTATCTCTCCTGAACAGGAAGACAGGTTCTCCAATCAGGAGTGATGAATACTCGAATACTTAGCGATATGTACAAATATATAGAAACTCtcgagaaagaaaattttcttgttcaacCGCCGGATCCATTCTCCAAGCGATGCAAAAAGAGCACATCAATACTTATAGCAAAAATATACTAAGCACACCTGCCTCagcttttcaaattattaGCCAAGGCctgtaaaaaaatccaaagaaGCAGTATTTCCTTAATTCGAATAGTGAGTACTACGTCTGTATGAATAGAAAGTTCAGTCGCGTCATTCTCATGAAATCGCTTAAAGGcaaaaaggcaaaaaaaaacgcgTCGCGTTAGAAAATATGTGGATGAGCGTCCCTTGGGAGGAAGCATTCGGCATAAGAAACTGAACTGAGCTGTAGTGTATGTGTGTGTTGTCTTGCATTTGTTAATTGCGTTTCTCCTTTTATAAGCGGTATGACAGTAGTAAGTAGCTAGCCAAAGACGTCAAAGACAGTTGAAAAGGTGCTACTAAAACCTTGACTAGAATAGGCGTTCACACAGAATAGGTAGAAAAGAGAGACTCTGGTAAAAATGGCTGAAGTCTCCAAAATGACATTGAAGATTCTCTATACATTGGATAACGGATCCAATGGTAGTTATCTAGCCCGTTCTAAAACTCCGACACAGGTGAGAGTAGCTAATATTCCTAACCCATTCCTAACGGCCTCGAATGAACATGCACAGTTAAGAATTGGCGCAATCCATTTGAAAACTATATTACATGAAATATATTTGAATTCTCCTGAAGTGTTAGATCATGATACTCTTAAAGATGGCCATGATTACAACCTGTATTATCGTGATATCTGCGAAGTGGACGAACCATTAGTAAGTCTTGGCCTTCTTTCAAGGCTTCGAGAAAAGTTTCATAAGATCCACAACGGTACATATTGGCTCACAGAAAACAGCATTAGTGAAGAGGAAAACGAAGGGACTGATGAAGtaactgaagaagaggatgaggatgaatCTTTCATAGTGACGGGAAGGGTTTGCTCGAATTTTTCTGCTTTGCTGAGGAGATCGTATAGTAACGCCTCGAGTAAAGATGGAAGGATCGCGAATAACAACGTCGCAGAAGAGACTTTAGAGGTTAAGCTAAGATTCTCTAAAGTTGTGAATAGCACAAGGACCTCTATTAGTGGCGTTGCCAATTCTACGATATCAAGCATTCAAATACAATCGCCTTCTCTGCCATCGTCAGCATTTCCGCTCACTTCAAGAATGCAACCCCTTTCTAAAGGCAgtcaaatgaaaaactcaAGGAATACAAGGACCACGGTAACAATAAATAGCACCAGTAATGCAACTTCGGGGCACAGACAGACAAATCCTATGCCTGCTCCAAAGGCTGTCAGAACACAGTCTCTACCTATCTGGAACCTTAAACCAAATTCAACCAACACTGGGTTCCCTAGAAACTCAATCGCACATAAAATATATTTAGCAGATAGAAAAACAGAAGCTCAGcaacaaaacaatcaaCACCAAAATTTAGCCTATGAAATAAACACTTTGCAAAATGATAACACTGTCCAGAGGACTAAGATTGATGATTCGGTAAGCAAGAGGTTCGACTTCATGCttaacaagaagaaacccatgaaaaaaatatctccTACAACAGCAAcgataacaagaaaaatgccTTCTGTAATTGTGAACCTTAAGCAATCAACAAAGAATAGCAATGAGAAAAAGGCAATTGGCAAGCAAGCAATTTCCAAAGTTAAGAACTCTGATTCCAAAACGCCCATCAAGTTCATGCTGGCGGAGCAAAGACGATCGTCTATTGTAGAACCACTAAGTGATAACGTCGATTCAATCTTAAGCGACATGCTATCAGAATCAATTAATCAAGGACAGAAACCACAACAGAAGCAAAAGCAGCAAAAAACTTCTGCgatgaaggaaaatgataaagaaaatattccCCCTCAAAATATAGCCGATAGAGATAACAAGCTTTATGATGAGTTAGATTTCAACACTGACTTCCCCATGAATGACTTTTCGGACATAGTATTCAAAGATGAGATGGGATGGATGCCTAACTTCAATTTATTTGAATCGCCAACTTCAGTAGCTGGCTTACGTCTTAATCAACAAAACTTTAAACCCTCTTCTACAACACCCAGGGATCCGAACACTTGCAATACGGTTACTttcgaaaatgaagatgttAGTGAAGTTGAGATTGTGCAGAACAGCAAGATTTCATTAACTAGTGATGTTGACAAAACCTCTCCAATCGATTCATTGTCTATACCGTTGATTGAACTTAATCATTCAAGTTCAGCAACTAATACACAACATGTATCAATAAAGGAAGGTTCGGCGCTAAATATAGGTGATAGCAACAATAACACCCCCAGTGATAATGACACGAAGGACAGGACAACATCAATAATACACTCAGACAATTCAAGATTCCAACCAGCGcttatgaatttttcaactccGGCTGATCAGCCAGCTTCTGACAATAATGTTGCAAACTCGAAGAAGCTCATTACTTTGCTAGAAGTAAAGCAAAGTAAAAGATCACAGGGTGAGGCCCTGgacgaagaggaggaagaagaccttaaaaagcaaaagacGATACCTTCTTCACCTTGTGGAATGTTCAATTATCATCAAACTGAAGGCATAGAGTTATGTGAAGGTATGGTCGACGAGGGACGAAACCAAGGCGTTGgtaatgaagatgaaagcGATAAGACCAACGACTTGTTTTCAACTTTCGTAAACCCTGGAAGAGCGGGAAGCCAGGCTGTAACGAGCCCCATCAGCGAGTATCAGTCTATGAAGCATTGATAATGAATAGTATAATCGACATtgcatatataaatatacttGATCATACATAAGGTAATTTATAGAGaacgaaaagaaataataattaGCATTTTTCAGGTCGTCATTGTTTTTCGGGCTCAGCTGCCTTACAAATGAGATTGCTTGTGTGTAAAAACAAATTCATGTAATCATcaaacttttcttcatcattggCAAAAATGGTATCTTTGAATATAGGATTCATCTCTACCTCTACTTCACGTGTTGTGAATTGATGGGAAAGCCCATTCCGCTTAGTAGTAACTTTAGTCAAATCCAAGTGCAAAGGTATCATCTTATCATCGAAGCAGTAGGTAGAGCGCTCTTTAAATCTTTGTAATACAGAATCATTCCCTAAAAAGGCTGAAATTTCGTACTGAGGTACTTCAATACTGATGCTAACTTTAGCGTCTAGTGAACTTTGAggataatgaagaagaagatccTTGACGCGAATCTTTTTGATATAAGTGCTTTTTGATTCCTTGCTTTTCAGGTCTTCTGAACAACGCCAGGAAGCTAGCCTATCGGCTTTGGGAACGTTCTTAACGTTATATATCGTATCTTTCGTATAAGTTTGTGCCCGTCTGACAGCGCTTAGTGAACCTATTTTTGTATTTACAGGCTTTGAACAGAGtaattcttgaaatctcGAGAACGTTTTTCCGGAAACATTAGATACCAAGCGACCATTACTACCCTGAACAATGGAAGGCTTACTGCGATGTGCTATTCTGCGATGTGTCTTTTTGTCTGTTATCATGCCAAATTTAATTTCGATTTCAATATGGGGTATCGAATCTTTACGAATACGAGTAAGATGAGTCCATACCAGTTTACAGACGTGTTTATGGAACTTCTTGACAGCACCGGAGTTCTTTGGTAGCCTTGCTGATTTAACTGGCCTAGTTGTTTTCGAGATATGTAAACTTCCCAGCTTCCGAACCACATCACTATCAGCAACTTTTGTGCTGGCGTCGTCGTGAGAACCACTCTTGTTGGAATGAATTTCAGGCTGATCAGGCATATCTGGAACCCGCTttaatgtttttctttctcacTTTGATGATAAACAAATGAGGCAATCAATCCAAggcaaacaaaaaaacataaaaaaatagtcAAGAAGTAATAAATTTTTCCCTGTAAAAGTGTATAAAGTATATAGATGATCGTTGCGGAACAATAGAAAaggttgtttttttttgctacATCTACCTGTAGCCCcagaattattgaaaaaataaatgaagtGAAATGAAGAATACAAAGAGATATTAAAGAAGCTTTGACGTAATACATAATTCGACCGATTGACAAAAATACCCAGAATGAtagaaaagagagaaatgaaggaaagagaaaaagttcGTGCCTGCAACGAATGTGTCTCGTTAGTCATTCAGAAGAGGCGGGACTGAAGCTCTTCGAAGTGTAGGGATTGAACTTGACAGTCTTTTCCTCCTTTGGagtggaagaagaatatgGTTGGGATATTTGCAATTGGGTCAATAAGGCATGTTCCATGTAATACTTGTCAATCTCCTGATATACAACTTGTTCTTCCGGGGTCAGCAAACTTCTTGGACAATAGAAGATATCGTCCTTGAACGTCTTActgatattatttttatacaTTATGGTGTTCATGCAATCTTTCTGATCGGTGAACTCATCATTAGAACACACTCCACTGTTGTTGGGGGTGCTATAGCTGAAGATGTCAGAGTTATTGTTACTGTGGGGCGCCGAGGGTGAATAGAATGACTGAGGGCTGCTGAGGTGGAATTCATGTTGTTGGTTGCTCTGCGTGAGGCAGAGACTTGTGTTCATTTTTGCCTCCGCTTGCAAAAGTGGagtcattttttgattttacgTTTTTCTGTTATGAAATCACGAGAATTAAAGTGGGGGGAAGCAGCAAATATAAGGGGCTGCGAACAAATTCCTTATAAACAATCCGTAGAGTAAACACTACTTGTTATTCAACAGTAATGTCaacaaacaacaataacaagCAAGGACGGCAAAAGCAATACGAACGGGTTAGTGTAGACGGCACGAGAGTAAAGTTGCGTAGAGTGGGAAACAGTGTTCCGCTCGAGGgtattgttcttgttctttttataaTTTCGGCATTTTTATGCTCGGTGTTTCCCAACAGAAGCGGATATATTTTAAGGGCGCGGAGATGAGCAAAACTGCAAGCGACATCAAAATATCTGCATAACAACGGCAATCAACGCGCACGCGGATGGCCAAGAGGGTACAATAGCAGCAGTGATGCGGCTTGTGGCTAGATGGAGGAGTGGGTGCGCTGGagcttatttttttgcgtCTGGTGGAGCGTCTTTGGTGTGATCGAAAGTTTGCACCTTTGACGGCGATGCAAAAGTGTCGTTACTATCCGGAGGAAGCTCAACAATGTTCCGATTTTGGATTGGCGGTTGGTTCAGGAAAAGTGGCTGCATGTAATTGTATATGGGGAGCGGATGAGGACGAGGGGGAGGTTGATGCGGTAACGAGATGGGCGCAGAGGGTATAGGATGCGGGAAGTACGGTGAAGCGTAAAGAGAAATAGCATTTTGTGCGTTAGCGGGAGTCGCTATAGGTAGGTTGTAAGGAAGGGGAGCAGGCTGGACAACAATTCCGTATGGGCGTAATTGCGGGAACATTCTTGTCCCTGCATTTGGCCCGTTCACAGTGTTACCGGAGGACTGCTTCTGTCTACGTAGGGACATCAGGTCAACGTCTGAGTGAACAGAAGATTGATGCTGTCTTAAGTTATCGATTCTACTAAAAAATTTAAGGCAGATATTGCATTGGAATGGTTTCTCCCCTGTGTGTTTCCTGATGTGTCTAGCCAAATGTTCGGCCCTGTTAAAACTCATATTGCAATCAGGGTATCCCACGCATCTATAATTTCTCTTGACTGAGGCGTTTTCTTTCGTCCTTTTCGGCTGTTTTCCTCGCATGTTTACTCAGTGGCATACTAGTTGTCCTAGACTATAGATGAAGATGGGGGGGATTAGAGCTATGAAGTCGCAATTGAATCAAGAATAAACgagagaaagagaaggGGGCGTCTGTTCATATGCACACAAACTCTAGCAACATCAAGAAGATATAAtgagagaaaagaaaagggaaatatTGTTATAAACGATTGAAGGGATCCGCtgagaaatgaaaaaaaataaagaaagtaagagaagaaaaaaaatttaggAATGGtaaggataaaaaaatcttcGGAATTGAGAAGAAGGGAAAACTCTGCTTAAATAAGATAAACTTTCCCATGGCTTAGGAGTCCCGCATCTACGTAGTTTAATAGTCCGTGCGGTGACATGGAAAACTGTGCAGGACCCTATGGCTCGAGAACTTGGTAGCAGgggtttttttcatattaaACTGAgcagaggaaaaaaaaaaatcagttACGAGGTTCCCAAAGAGCGACggaagttttttttttgtgggGGGGAATGACCGAGTAGCGTATCCGCAAGCATGTCATAGGAGAGAAAATTGACATggaaagataaagaaacccaaaaaaagaaacgacAGCAAGAAAGCTGGACTGCATTGTCATGCATGCACGCTTTCTCTCCCTCGTTGAATGGGTGCTAGCAACCTTGTAGCCTAAATGTACCGCAGGGTTGCCAcgagaaacaaaaaagagagaGCAAATAAGCAAGCCCTTATTCCTGCTTTTCCCTCCtggcaaaaaaacaatagatGCACTCAATGGAGAGCATGCTGTTGCCCTATTCCGGGCGGTTGTTAATAAGCAACACCTCCAATTCGCCCTTGTGTCCTTGGATATTTAGTTTTGCTGTAGccctcaaaaaaaatgaaggagCGGGTAACAAGGGCTTAGTCGGCGTATAGAATAGAGGTGAAGGTAGGCGTGAAAACTGCAAGGCGCGCTATAAAAAGCGAAGAGGAAAACTACCATTTTACAACTCTCCAGATTGCGTCCTCTTGACCTGGCGtgttttatcaaaaaagagCAGTATGCAGGTGAGCGCGCAAGTGAGAACTGGAAATGTCGTAGTTGTGGCATTTCCCATTCTAGCTTTGTGTTGCTCACGCACATACAGACACCcaaaaacatcaagaaaagcctttcaataaattgcttttttcttggcgGAAAAGAGGGAAAAATGGTGGGGAGAAGGGTCCCGGAACTTATGTTTCAGgcccttctttttccttttttttttacttttttcctcccggaaaataatttttcaggaCCAATTACCGTAGTTGCGACTACACCAATTGTTGTTCATACCCCTACGatttactttttgaaaactagTTTTTGGGATAATAAAGTTGTAAAATTCCCTTTTTCCACCCCAATTTGTATTTCATTCGTTACAAAATTGGGACTAACATTAAGGGCGacagtttgtttttttttcatataaaattttcttggttAAGATTCCTTGTTCTTAACGAAATTACATACgtattcaaattatttaTTAGAGAGTCGGCACTGTCTtttaaggaaaaaagaaaatataatacTAATAGTAAAAAGGCAGGTACACTAGGGAAGAGGAAAGACGTTTCGTTacaatttttgattatcGGTTTTGATAGAGAAGTGGTATGATTATACATAATAGGAGTTGAGGCGCATGtttgttttattattttcttgtttccACGACAGATGGAACAACAACGaccacaacaacaatagcAAATATGATGAAGCAGATGATCATACATcttattttgttcttccttGCCTTTCTGGCACTCTTGACAGCCTTGTTGGTGTGGCCTACACCTTGTTCTACATCCTGCTGAGCGTCTTCTACGTTCTTGTCAATGACATCcacattttcttgttgttcGATGACCAGCTCTTCCATATCATTAAACAGCTGGGTCAATTCTGCCATTGTCTTTTCCAACTTCAATAATTCTTGGTGTCTTGTTTGCACCTCAGCCAAGGCCGTCTTTGCCTCACCACGTCTATTGGCGTTTAGCAGGGCTTGAGAAAAGATTTGCTGACCGTTGACGTCATTGATGGCGGCCTCCACTTCTTCCTCAGTGGCTTCCGGCTGGATAATCGTATACTGTCTCTTGGCTTGCTCTTTGCTTTCCTCCTTGTAATTGGAATCAATAATCCTGTAGTCTTGAATCAACTTTAAGAACTTCTGTCTAGAGTTTTCCGCCTGGGCCTGTTTATTAGGGTCGTGTAAGCCATCCCTTTGAGCGTCTTTAATATCTGCTTTCAATTGGTACTGTAAGTCTGTGGCTTGAGAGATATAGTCATCCAAAGAGCGTCTCAAttccatttcttgttcctcGCTCACCTGGGTCAGCAGGTCCTTGTGCTGCGCATCGATTCGGTTGATGATGTTTTCGTACCTGGACAAGTTAGCGTTAATCGAGTTGATCACGTTCATGAATGCAACAAAATCGTCGCTGCCATCCGTGTGGCCAGTGGGGGTATTGTTCAAGTCCTCTTGCATTTCATAGTTTTCAGCGTACGGATTGTTATTCCCGTAAGGATTAGCGTTGCTCATCTCTGCAATGTGTGCGTGTACTGGCTGTTTTGTGTGTGTGTATATGTCACTATTGCACGCTATTCCGGCTCTCTTTCCCATATACCATGCAATTCAATCTGTCACCAGCATATATGTCATACCATTTtgcttgtttttttttcaaccatCACTGAAACTGAAGGCACCAGAAATGGCCATTTCGTAAACAACAGCCGGGTGATAAGCACATCGTTTAGGGGGACCCTTTCGGCTGTGTGTTACCCAGACCGGACATGCCAGAAAGATGCCACATACCGCCTTTTGGCTAGTCTCTCTCTGCACATATATGCTGCTTATAAGAGCTTCAGCGTTTCTGCATCTGTCGGATATAAATTCAGCTTGACCCTTCACATCCGATTACATACGATGACTATCAAATCAACCAAAAGTTTCCAGAACTGTCTTGAGGCTGAAGTGCCCGGTTATAATGATTGCCCTACGGTCCTGTTTTCCATCGATACTAATAGCGGCCCCAGatcgaaaacaaaagcaagagTGAAGACGAAAAGATGTGTGAGCGGCACACTTGCCACAGGAGTATTTGATCTTTATGGGAACACCAAATCAGCCACCACGCCGCCGCCGATATTGAAAAGGCCATCTTCAACCGTTGCTCAACAAGAATCCGGCAGTGAGAATGTGCCTGCCAAGAGCCAAGGGGATAGTGAGCCCCAAAAGACGTCATACAGTGAAGACAATTTACTTGCTAAGATCAACAATCTCTCTGGGCTCGGTTCGAAATTGACCTCGAGGGAGCTggaattttacaaaaaaaagttagaTTCTAATATTGCcaatattttacaaaatgatCACACTAAAGCCGTGCTGTCGCAGATCCTTGACGAAAAGGATAAGCAAGTGGCTGTGAGGACCATCAAACATTGGATGATTACCGATACGACAATTTCCAACTGGTGTCCcgcatttttgaaacttttcgAAAATGGCCTTTGAGTAGTCCATAATATAATCACATTTATACAAGATGAAGTacattatttattctttcttttttgttaacacgttttgaattcttaagaaagaaaaaagcatttACAATTACCCGCATTCAGCTTGTGAAATTCATGtagtaaagaaaatcatcTCATCACATCAAACAATTCACGACCTTAAACGCTCACCAACGCCTCACATACGTTCTTGCCGTGTGGATTTGGTTAACTGTAACATTGATAATgagtaaagaaaaagagcaaaaaattAGCATACGTGATATACTGAACAAAAAGCCACAGCTCACGCAAAAGACGCCGCtagattttttctttgaggATCTGGATGACCATGTAATTACTCCAATAAACGAATTTGAGTTTGACTCGGCTTGTCATTCTTCCATTTATCAGGTTTTGGGATGtacaaataataatggGTTTGTTGCGGTGCTTTTgcaaagttttgaaaatttgcaTATTGAAGTACTTGAACAGCAAAGGACGCTCGCTCAAAACAAAAGTGATTTATTGCCCATCTCATTGCATGATATGAAGTACGTGGATGAACTAATAAATCTTTTGATTATTCACGGTATAGATGCCAATTTGTCTTCAGCAATGAAAATTCCGTTCGATTCGAAAAGATTGAATGCTTTCAAGAAGGGCGAAAAAAACACACAATATGAAACTCCTCGAGGGCATATCATAAACAGTGATACATTATCTCAAGTTATAATTGTATTTTATAATATTCTGACCGATGAAAAGTCCTCTGACTATTTGAGAAGTATAATTTTAAAGGGCAGTGCGTATGCGAACATTTTCTTGGGTTTAAATGTACTACACCTGCAGTTTCCCAACGAGTTCACTTCACAAATGATTACAAAACTAGAAAGTTCTCAAGAAActtatattttatttacGGTGTATACTTTACTAGTCGAAACAATTCAGGATGGAAAGACAAGGGAAGTAATACTATCAAGGCTAACAACTCTAACCTTACGCAGACCAGAAAACGGCCTGATCAGCTTAATTGATTTTATCTTGGGTGTAAGAGATGCAGAAGATATTGATATCGAAAAGTTTAATCGTATCTACCAGATTTTGATGAGCAAACCGAAAACAATGACAAACTTGCAATATTTGACCGGATTGTTCGAACAAATTTACGACGGCCTCACTTATGTGAACAGACCTGTCCTAGTCACTTGTTTGAATGGATTAATCTCCAAGTTCTACACGAGGAATAAGAGAATTGTACAagactttcttttcaaaaaaatctactccatcattttcaatcaTCCGTTGCGCGATCATTCGGCAAAGAAACTGAATGACGTTATCAACGTTCTCATATCGTTGTCTAAAAATTCTTCGACGGATTTACTCAATGATTTAGTTACAGGTCACCCCAACGAATATGGCGCTTCtggtcaattttttttgaatatatgGATATATGgactatttttgaagaaaacccAAAAAATTAACCCGTTAAGAGTAAATGAATTATCTATTTCGGAAGATAAAAGTTCACAACGAACAAATTTGTCAAGCgaaccttcttcaaattaCTACCAGGTTGTCTTATCATTATTAAAGTCCTTAATAGTTACAACAGGAAATTATCAGAACCTAAATCTATTGAGTCTGAACCTGCTCAATTTAGAGCATGACAAATGGAGGTTTTTGATTAATTTAGACACCCATCTACCCTACATATCAGTTAAAAATCCGAATACAGCGCAGTTACTCTCCGACAAGAGTTCGAAGAATGGTCAGATGTCTGAATTTTTCCGAGATATGGACCTTTCAGTAGATCTGTTTATGGACTTTCTAATACTGataaatgatgatgaacaaTTGAAGATTCtgtttttggaaattttgaaaagatgggTTCATCATACGAGGGAAGGCGAGAAAAAATCCTTAACGGCTCTGCGTAAGATATCGGATGTGTCAGATAATGCACTGGTGCTCATGGACTTGAAGATTTTGGAACGTATGAACGAACAATTtaaatcaaattttgtAAACAAGCCTAAAGATATCCTTATCGTCATTGATCAATTGCTTGATATagttcaaagaaaagatgaagcacagaaagaagaagctgattcagatgatgaagaagaagaagaaaaggaagaagaagaagaagagggaATGAAAGAACCAGATTTAAAGGAGGATTCTGGCTTCATGATTATCTTACGATTATTGTCTACTGTCCTTTCAGAATCTACCAACAATATATTATCGCAGAATAGCCATATATTAGAATCCATCTGCAGAAAattatcttctttcaacaCTGATGATTCTGAAGTGGAaatattgttgaaatcGATAGATGATATTTTGATCAAAAAGTCCACAATAAACACCAGCGataacaaagaaattgacATGGACAAGGACATTCTGGATAAAGCGATGACTAATCTAAATGATCCTTTGGTTCCCATAAAATCACTTGGGTTAACAGAGCTACGGAAACtaattgaaaagaagtCTCGAGTAATTTCACTGGAAAATGTGTTGCAAATACATTTAGATTATTTGAAGGATGCAGATCCCTTTATCTACCTTAACGTCATTAAAGGACTTACGATGTTATGCGAGTCAGAACCGGAAATTGTCTTACCTTTACTTGTTCAGTTTTACGCAGATaagcagaagaagaataaattAGATAACGTGCTGAAAGTCGGCGAGGTATTTATCAATTATATTCAACGTCAAAACCAACTGTTTCAGGGTGAAATGGCGTATTTGATTATAGATACCTGTCTTGACATCGTCAGACCAAACGATAACGCACCATTGGATAACAGACGGCGTATGTCGTCTATGTCAATCTTGGGCATGTGTCTTCAAAC
The window above is part of the Saccharomyces kudriavzevii IFO 1802 strain IFO1802 genome assembly, chromosome: 13 genome. Proteins encoded here:
- the SKDI13G3110 gene encoding uncharacterized protein (similar to Saccharomyces cerevisiae YMR181C and YPL229W; ancestral locus Anc_6.255); amino-acid sequence: MTPLLQAEAKMNTSLCLTQSNQQHEFHLSSPQSFYSPSAPHSNNNSDIFSYSTPNNSGVCSNDEFTDQKDCMNTIMYKNNISKTFKDDIFYCPRSLLTPEEQVVYQEIDKYYMEHALLTQLQISQPYSSSTPKEEKTVKFNPYTSKSFSPASSE
- the CTL1 gene encoding polynucleotide 5'-phosphatase (similar to Saccharomyces cerevisiae CTL1 (YMR180C) and CET1 (YPL228W); ancestral locus Anc_6.254), which encodes MPDQPEIHSNKSGSHDDASTKVADSDVVRKLGSLHISKTTRPVKSARLPKNSGAVKKFHKHVCKLVWTHLTRIRKDSIPHIEIEIKFGMITDKKTHRRIAHRSKPSIVQGSNGRLVSNVSGKTFSRFQELLCSKPVNTKIGSLSAVRRAQTYTKDTIYNVKNVPKADRLASWRCSEDLKSKESKSTYIKKIRVKDLLLHYPQSSLDAKVSISIEVPQYEISAFLGNDSVLQRFKERSTYCFDDKMIPLHLDLTKVTTKRNGLSHQFTTREVEVEMNPIFKDTIFANDEEKFDDYMNLFLHTSNLICKAAEPEKQ
- the RGM1 gene encoding Rgm1p (similar to Saccharomyces cerevisiae RGM1 (YMR182C) and USV1 (YPL230W); ancestral locus Anc_6.256), with translation MRGKQPKRTKENASVKRNYRCVGYPDCNMSFNRAEHLARHIRKHTGEKPFQCNICLKFFSRIDNLRQHQSSVHSDVDLMSLRRQKQSSGNTVNGPNAGTRMFPQLRPYGIVVQPAPLPYNLPIATPANAQNAISLYASPYFPHPIPSAPISLPHQPPPRPHPLPIYNYMQPLFLNQPPIQNRNIVELPPDSNDTFASPSKVQTFDHTKDAPPDAKK
- the FPY1 gene encoding flavin adenine dinucleotide pyrophosphatase (similar to Saccharomyces cerevisiae YMR178W; ancestral locus Anc_6.250), which produces MVEVTAACIIIGDEVLNGKVVDTNSTIFAKYCFDHGIQLKEIATIGDDETQIVNTVRRLVKDHNFIISTGGIGPTHDDITYECMAKSFELPCELDAECKERMRRKSDPEARLDADALKAHYQMATMPKGPSVKNYYVCDDLWVPICSISHKVYILPGIPQLFARMLKAFTPTLKKIYNLEKDPREYVRYFVRTRLTESQISKELKQIQDESTKVSDAIKIGSYPHFGMGFNTVSILGEKKDDEYLKGAVNRVVNNLEGEVISPEQEDRFSNQE
- the SPT21 gene encoding Spt21p (similar to Saccharomyces cerevisiae SPT21 (YMR179W); ancestral locus Anc_6.252) encodes the protein MAEVSKMTLKILYTLDNGSNGSYLARSKTPTQVRVANIPNPFLTASNEHAQLRIGAIHLKTILHEIYLNSPEVLDHDTLKDGHDYNLYYRDICEVDEPLVSLGLLSRLREKFHKIHNGTYWLTENSISEEENEGTDEVTEEEDEDESFIVTGRVCSNFSALLRRSYSNASSKDGRIANNNVAEETLEVKLRFSKVVNSTRTSISGVANSTISSIQIQSPSLPSSAFPLTSRMQPLSKGSQMKNSRNTRTTVTINSTSNATSGHRQTNPMPAPKAVRTQSLPIWNLKPNSTNTGFPRNSIAHKIYLADRKTEAQQQNNQHQNLAYEINTLQNDNTVQRTKIDDSVSKRFDFMLNKKKPMKKISPTTATITRKMPSVIVNLKQSTKNSNEKKAIGKQAISKVKNSDSKTPIKFMLAEQRRSSIVEPLSDNVDSILSDMLSESINQGQKPQQKQKQQKTSAMKENDKENIPPQNIADRDNKLYDELDFNTDFPMNDFSDIVFKDEMGWMPNFNLFESPTSVAGLRLNQQNFKPSSTTPRDPNTCNTVTFENEDVSEVEIVQNSKISLTSDVDKTSPIDSLSIPLIELNHSSSATNTQHVSIKEGSALNIGDSNNNTPSDNDTKDRTTSIIHSDNSRFQPALMNFSTPADQPASDNNVANSKKLITLLEVKQSKRSQGEALDEEEEEDLKKQKTIPSSPCGMFNYHQTEGIELCEGMVDEGRNQGVGNEDESDKTNDLFSTFVNPGRAGSQAVTSPISEYQSMKH